The following are from one region of the Flavobacteriaceae bacterium UJ101 genome:
- a CDS encoding phosphonates import ATP-binding protein PhnC (Part of the ABC transporter complex PhnCDE involved in phosphonates import. Responsible for energy coupling to the transport system; Belongs to the ABC transporter superfamily. Phosphonates importer (TC 3.A.1.9.1) family; Contains 1 ABC transporter domain.), with product MSFLEVKNLSIRFDQNTVLKNVSFSLKKKQILGLVGESGSGKSLTSYAITGLLPKSAIIDTGEIIFKGEDLLKKTSKELRPLLGKEIAMIFQEPMTSLNPSLTCGEQVLEAILLHENITKTNAKQKVIKLFEQVLLPTPERIFKSYPHQLSGGQKQRVMIAMALSCNPSLLIADEPTTALDVTVQKEILSLLKKLQQERDMSVIFISHDLGVIKELCDDVIVLFKGNIVEKNTVENIFSNPESDYTKGLIACRPKIDIRLKKLPTVTDFIEKTDFVEEIESVQERKSYQEELYKQTPLLEIKNLKKYYPIETSIFGEKKYFRAVDNVNFKIYSGETVGLVGESGCGKTTLSRTILQLQEATEGEIFYKGEDLTQLSKKRLQELRKEIQIIFQDPYSSLNPKKTIGQIIMEPMRVHKIGSNEKERKEKALYFLKRVGLLEEHLNRYPHEFSGGQRQRIGIARVLALNPEFIICDESVSALDVSVQAQVLNLLNELKQEFGFTYLFISHDLSVVKYMSNQLLVMNKGKFEETGDADEIYAHPFKKYTQRLINAIPKL from the coding sequence ATGAGTTTTTTAGAAGTAAAAAATTTAAGTATCCGTTTTGATCAAAATACGGTATTAAAAAATGTTTCTTTTTCACTAAAAAAGAAACAAATTCTTGGGTTAGTAGGGGAATCTGGATCAGGAAAATCACTAACATCTTATGCCATAACAGGGCTTTTACCTAAATCAGCTATTATTGATACTGGTGAAATTATTTTTAAAGGAGAAGATTTATTAAAAAAAACATCCAAAGAGCTTCGCCCATTATTAGGAAAAGAAATCGCCATGATTTTTCAAGAACCTATGACTAGTTTAAATCCTAGTTTAACGTGTGGTGAACAAGTTTTAGAAGCCATTCTATTACATGAAAACATAACTAAAACAAACGCTAAACAAAAAGTAATTAAACTTTTCGAGCAAGTACTACTTCCTACACCAGAACGTATTTTTAAAAGCTATCCACATCAATTATCTGGAGGTCAAAAACAACGTGTTATGATTGCTATGGCATTGAGTTGTAATCCTTCTTTATTAATTGCTGATGAGCCTACCACAGCCTTAGATGTTACCGTTCAAAAAGAAATTCTTTCACTCTTAAAAAAACTACAACAAGAACGTGATATGAGCGTCATCTTCATATCACATGATTTGGGTGTAATTAAAGAATTATGTGATGATGTTATTGTACTATTCAAGGGAAATATTGTTGAAAAAAATACAGTAGAAAACATCTTCAGTAACCCCGAAAGTGATTATACAAAAGGATTAATTGCTTGTCGTCCCAAAATTGACATTCGCTTAAAAAAGCTTCCAACAGTTACTGATTTTATTGAAAAAACAGATTTTGTTGAAGAAATAGAATCAGTTCAAGAACGAAAATCATATCAAGAAGAGCTTTATAAACAAACACCCCTTCTAGAAATTAAAAATTTAAAGAAATATTATCCTATAGAAACTTCCATTTTTGGAGAAAAAAAGTATTTCAGAGCAGTAGATAATGTTAATTTTAAAATTTATTCAGGAGAGACCGTAGGTTTAGTAGGGGAATCGGGTTGTGGAAAAACCACTCTAAGTCGTACTATTTTACAACTTCAAGAAGCTACAGAAGGAGAAATTTTTTATAAAGGTGAAGATTTAACTCAATTATCTAAAAAACGTTTACAAGAATTACGAAAAGAAATTCAAATTATATTCCAAGATCCTTATTCAAGTTTAAATCCTAAGAAAACAATTGGCCAAATTATTATGGAACCAATGCGAGTTCATAAAATTGGTTCTAATGAAAAAGAGCGTAAAGAAAAAGCGCTTTATTTTTTAAAACGTGTAGGACTTTTAGAAGAGCATTTAAATCGTTATCCTCATGAATTTTCAGGTGGACAACGTCAACGAATTGGAATTGCACGGGTTTTGGCTTTAAACCCTGAATTTATCATTTGTGATGAATCCGTTTCTGCTTTAGATGTTTCGGTACAAGCACAAGTTTTAAACCTCTTAAACGAGCTTAAACAAGAATTTGGATTTACTTACTTGTTTATTTCTCATGATTTATCCGTAGTAAAATACATGAGTAATCAATTATTAGTGATGAACAAAGGAAAATTTGAAGAAACGGGTGATGCAGATGAAATTTATGCCCATCCTTTTAAAAAGTATACGCAACGGTTAATCAATGCCATTCCAAAATTATAA